The bacterium genome window below encodes:
- a CDS encoding DUF401 family protein, translating into MLKNNRLLSTTIFILALAILFFIFGHFKISETPKIFNYTFFNLLALVVLVQAITTTFKIKNFHLKVLKLISSLSGDIRYSLVVPPLIFGLLPMPAGAMLTADLSDKAGEKLNARKKWIFFFNYWFRHVCEFSWPLYGALIIAAGLANIPVKDFIISTLPYTGLAFIIGLFFLFTKVKGNSNGHKIKANSVEIVKYLLSALWPVILIILLTLLKVDMKFTLLTVLILLLLIERAKIKEIFTTIKNSIFSEITLIVFVVLIFKGVVENTDILTSFANLLERHNVPQIVPVIILPMIMAFLTGITSAGIGSTAPILSILFAQNSAFPYLAYISAISGVLLSPFHLCLITTKEYYKISFREVYSTVLLPVLLIQGGAIIRAIL; encoded by the coding sequence ATGCTAAAAAACAATAGACTTCTTTCCACTACCATTTTCATTCTTGCGTTAGCGATCCTATTTTTTATATTCGGTCACTTCAAAATTTCTGAAACTCCTAAAATTTTCAACTACACCTTTTTCAATCTTCTTGCTCTCGTCGTTTTAGTTCAGGCGATTACCACTACTTTCAAAATAAAAAACTTCCATCTTAAAGTTCTAAAATTAATTTCATCCCTATCTGGAGACATTAGATATTCGCTGGTTGTACCACCCCTAATTTTCGGGCTCTTACCAATGCCAGCAGGAGCAATGTTAACAGCAGATCTAAGTGATAAAGCGGGAGAAAAGTTGAATGCAAGAAAAAAATGGATATTCTTCTTCAACTATTGGTTCAGACACGTTTGTGAATTTTCTTGGCCTCTTTACGGCGCCTTAATAATTGCAGCAGGACTTGCCAATATACCCGTAAAAGATTTCATTATTTCTACTCTCCCTTACACTGGCCTCGCTTTTATCATCGGTCTGTTCTTTCTATTCACAAAGGTAAAAGGTAATAGCAACGGTCATAAAATAAAAGCCAATAGTGTTGAAATAGTTAAGTACCTACTTTCAGCACTCTGGCCTGTTATTTTGATAATTCTGTTAACGCTTCTAAAAGTTGATATGAAATTCACCCTTCTCACCGTCTTGATTTTACTACTTCTAATCGAGAGAGCAAAGATTAAAGAAATCTTTACAACAATTAAAAACTCAATTTTTTCAGAAATTACCCTTATCGTGTTCGTTGTTTTGATTTTCAAAGGAGTGGTAGAAAACACCGATATTCTTACCAGCTTTGCAAATCTATTAGAAAGACATAATGTTCCACAAATTGTTCCTGTAATCATTTTACCAATGATTATGGCCTTTCTAACTGGCATCACCTCTGCAGGGATTGGCTCCACTGCACCAATTTTATCCATATTGTTTGCACAGAATTCTGCATTCCCATATTTAGCATACATTTCTGCAATTAGCGGCGTCCTGCTGTCGCCTTTCCATCTCTGCTTAATTACTACGAAAGAATACTACAAAATTTCCTTTAGAGAAGTTTACTCAACTGTTCTATTACCAGTTTTGCTAATTCAGGGGGGTGCAATAATTAGAGCAATTCTATGA
- a CDS encoding asparagine synthetase B: protein MKFLLKIVVSYYIFIPMDDTQFDHLRAYGVVYNSLRAGVKAEWILNYRGGSFLLDDAKIVHELLSITGVSYELIPEEKVVELQERSKSENFEFIILENAPRVGVYAPPYYEPWDDPVIMVLEYAQIPFEQIYDEEVLNGRLKDFDWLHLHHEDFTAQFGKFYASYGNADWYKKQVEFKKSLALKLGFRNVAELERAIAKTFYNYISGGKYLFAMCSAPITLDIALASEGVDILDVPFDGTPFDPNCNFKLDYSKTIAFRDFKLFPQFYVYEHSDVDMTQEVAQLGEENAYFVLHQFSPKIDLIPCILTQNHKTVIKDFLGQDTGFRRSKLKKNTVILGDVPGTEYVKYIYGELGKGFFTFLGGHDPEDFQHFVGDPPTDVAKYKNSPGYRLILNNIFLPSAQKKRLKT, encoded by the coding sequence ATGAAGTTTCTTTTAAAAATTGTCGTTAGCTATTACATATTTATCCCAATGGATGATACACAATTTGACCATCTTAGGGCTTATGGGGTGGTCTATAACTCTTTAAGAGCTGGAGTAAAAGCAGAATGGATTCTTAATTATAGAGGGGGGTCCTTTCTCCTTGATGATGCAAAGATCGTGCATGAACTCCTTTCAATTACAGGAGTATCATATGAATTGATCCCCGAAGAAAAAGTGGTAGAACTCCAAGAACGTTCCAAAAGCGAGAATTTTGAGTTTATTATTCTCGAAAATGCGCCAAGGGTAGGTGTTTATGCGCCACCTTATTATGAGCCGTGGGATGACCCTGTTATTATGGTACTTGAATATGCACAAATCCCTTTTGAACAGATATACGACGAAGAGGTCTTAAACGGACGTCTCAAGGATTTTGACTGGCTTCACTTGCACCATGAAGATTTTACAGCGCAATTTGGGAAGTTTTATGCTTCTTATGGAAACGCTGATTGGTACAAAAAGCAGGTGGAATTTAAAAAGTCACTTGCTTTAAAGCTTGGGTTTAGAAATGTGGCCGAATTGGAGAGGGCGATTGCTAAGACCTTTTATAATTATATCAGCGGGGGTAAATACTTATTTGCTATGTGTTCTGCCCCCATAACCTTAGATATCGCACTTGCATCAGAAGGCGTCGATATTCTGGATGTTCCTTTCGATGGAACGCCCTTTGATCCAAATTGTAATTTCAAACTCGACTATTCAAAAACTATTGCTTTCAGAGACTTTAAACTTTTTCCACAATTTTATGTATATGAACACTCCGATGTGGACATGACTCAGGAAGTAGCACAGCTGGGAGAGGAGAATGCTTACTTTGTCCTGCACCAATTTTCCCCCAAGATTGACCTTATTCCCTGTATTCTTACTCAGAATCACAAGACGGTTATAAAAGACTTTCTGGGGCAGGACACCGGTTTTAGAAGAAGTAAATTGAAAAAAAACACAGTGATTCTTGGTGATGTTCCTGGAACTGAGTATGTCAAGTATATTTATGGTGAACTGGGAAAGGGTTTTTTTACTTTTCTGGGAGGGCATGACCCTGAAGATTTTCAGCATTTTGTAGGGGATCCACCTACGGATGTGGCAAAATATAAGAATTCTCCAGGGTACAGGTTGATTTTGAACAACATTTTTTTGCCTTCAGCCCAGAAGAAAAGGTTAAAAACTTAA
- the thiD gene encoding bifunctional hydroxymethylpyrimidine kinase/phosphomethylpyrimidine kinase, which translates to MKPYKGIALTIAGSDSGGGAGIQADLKTFEAFDVYGMSVITALTAQNTYSVTGIYPVTPDFVKLQIETVFEDIPPGAVKTGMLFTREIIEVVAGCMIKFNVDKLVVDPVMVAKSGAKLLRDDAIDALINTLLPAAFVVTPNIPEAEIMAEMEISTEEDMIKAGEKILEKGTQWVLIKGGHLESKEVIDILIGKDGFWKFKGEKIVTTSTHGTGCTLSSAIAALLSMNYSVQDAVCIAKKYIQRAIKNAPPIGHGHGPLRHKVEIEFEATCF; encoded by the coding sequence ATGAAACCTTACAAGGGTATAGCACTGACCATTGCAGGTAGCGATTCAGGTGGCGGAGCAGGGATCCAAGCAGATCTGAAAACCTTTGAAGCCTTTGATGTCTATGGTATGAGCGTGATAACCGCTTTAACCGCTCAAAATACTTATTCAGTGACTGGGATCTATCCCGTCACTCCTGATTTCGTAAAGTTACAAATAGAAACGGTCTTTGAAGACATACCCCCCGGAGCTGTAAAAACTGGAATGCTCTTTACGAGAGAAATCATAGAAGTAGTTGCTGGATGCATGATCAAATTTAATGTAGACAAATTGGTAGTCGATCCAGTAATGGTCGCAAAAAGTGGAGCCAAATTGCTAAGAGACGATGCAATAGATGCCCTTATTAATACTCTCTTACCCGCAGCCTTTGTTGTAACTCCAAACATTCCCGAGGCAGAGATCATGGCAGAAATGGAAATTTCCACAGAAGAGGATATGATTAAAGCGGGAGAAAAAATTCTGGAAAAAGGCACCCAATGGGTACTAATCAAAGGAGGCCACTTAGAATCCAAAGAAGTTATTGACATTTTGATTGGGAAAGATGGCTTCTGGAAATTTAAAGGCGAAAAGATAGTAACGACCTCGACCCATGGCACGGGATGTACCCTATCTTCTGCAATAGCAGCGCTCCTCTCCATGAATTATTCCGTTCAAGACGCAGTTTGCATAGCAAAAAAGTACATTCAGAGGGCCATAAAAAATGCGCCACCCATTGGACATGGCCACGGTCCGCTAAGGCATAAAGTTGAAATCGAATTTGAAGCAACTTGTTTTTGA
- a CDS encoding ABC transporter ATP-binding protein, which translates to MFGSHSHGSHVEATGKLFDRKVLRRTLKFAEPYKKSIVLAFTFLIITSAIQIAIPAINRRAIDFHIMPSYIELTDTTYIEKYGLENYIVRLENGKVLIKRPALSREISAELEREKAFGTAKYILTKDVIPEKENLFIRASNGLFAVEQSKINILSKPQIIQIRREDIKEVYKLATLLIILLFLSFLFSFLQGYTLQYVTQKVMYDMRMVITKHMLNLPLSYFDKNPTGRLVTRATNDVSAIAEMLSSVLIHLIKDFIVIIGVVIIMIKMNLKLTLLVLTVAPILLVVTIIFRVKVRNAFRKVRAKLALLNAFVQESISGIRIIQIFNLENVVKNKFRGYNKELFDANIEQLYVFATFRPIIDFLRAITVALIIWIGGGEVIRNMLTFGSLVAFLSYIDMLFQPIMEFSEKYNIMQSAMAAGDRIFELLDEPIEPKGKGLKREIVGKVEFKNVWLAYDSENWVLKDISFVANPGETLAIVGPTGAGKTSLISAIFGFYPYQKGQILIDDIPLEEYDLDHLRSQMGLVLQDVFIFSGELKKNITLYNSQINEQQVFEAAKSVYAHNFIERLENGYSTLLGERGASLSVGERQLLSFARALAFNPKILVLDEATANVDSYTENLIQQAIKNILKGRTSIVIAHRLSTIKDADKILVIYDGRIVEEGTHESLIEKKGMYYHLYMLQFARTSNF; encoded by the coding sequence TTGTTCGGCAGTCATAGCCACGGTTCACATGTTGAAGCAACTGGAAAACTCTTTGACAGAAAAGTACTTAGAAGAACACTTAAATTTGCGGAGCCTTACAAAAAGAGCATAGTTTTAGCCTTTACATTCTTGATTATCACAAGTGCTATTCAAATTGCCATCCCAGCCATTAACAGAAGGGCAATTGATTTTCACATAATGCCATCTTACATTGAACTTACAGACACCACTTACATTGAAAAATATGGCTTAGAAAACTACATAGTAAGACTGGAAAATGGGAAAGTCTTAATAAAAAGGCCAGCCCTTTCCAGAGAAATCTCCGCGGAACTTGAAAGGGAAAAAGCCTTTGGTACAGCCAAATATATCTTAACAAAAGACGTGATTCCCGAAAAAGAAAATCTTTTTATAAGAGCTTCAAATGGTCTTTTTGCGGTCGAACAAAGCAAAATCAATATTTTATCAAAACCCCAGATAATTCAGATTCGCAGAGAAGACATCAAAGAAGTTTACAAATTAGCGACATTACTTATAATACTATTATTTCTTTCCTTTCTCTTCTCCTTCCTCCAAGGTTATACCCTCCAATACGTGACTCAAAAGGTAATGTACGACATGAGGATGGTTATAACAAAACACATGCTGAACCTCCCCCTTTCATACTTTGATAAAAACCCTACAGGCCGTCTTGTCACAAGGGCTACTAACGACGTTTCTGCTATTGCAGAAATGCTAAGTTCCGTGTTAATCCACTTGATAAAAGACTTTATTGTCATCATCGGTGTAGTAATTATAATGATTAAAATGAACCTGAAACTCACTCTTTTAGTCCTCACTGTAGCACCTATTCTCCTCGTGGTAACAATTATTTTTAGAGTAAAAGTCCGAAACGCTTTCAGGAAAGTAAGGGCAAAACTGGCACTACTCAACGCCTTTGTGCAGGAGAGCATTTCTGGAATACGAATAATTCAAATATTCAACTTAGAAAATGTTGTTAAGAATAAATTCCGCGGCTACAATAAAGAATTATTCGATGCGAACATTGAACAACTTTACGTCTTTGCAACTTTTAGACCCATCATAGATTTTCTGAGGGCAATAACGGTCGCTTTAATCATCTGGATTGGCGGAGGTGAGGTAATTAGAAATATGCTGACTTTCGGGTCTTTGGTGGCTTTTCTATCATACATTGACATGTTGTTCCAGCCTATTATGGAATTTTCAGAAAAATACAACATCATGCAGTCAGCGATGGCTGCCGGGGATCGGATCTTTGAACTCTTGGACGAACCCATAGAGCCTAAGGGGAAAGGGCTTAAAAGAGAAATTGTAGGTAAGGTTGAATTTAAAAATGTGTGGCTGGCTTATGACTCAGAAAACTGGGTATTAAAAGACATAAGCTTTGTTGCAAATCCCGGAGAAACCTTAGCCATCGTTGGTCCCACAGGGGCAGGCAAAACTTCCCTTATATCAGCAATTTTCGGTTTTTACCCATACCAGAAAGGACAAATACTGATTGATGATATTCCTCTTGAAGAGTACGATCTTGATCACCTAAGGTCCCAGATGGGGCTCGTACTTCAAGACGTATTCATCTTCTCTGGTGAACTCAAAAAAAATATCACCCTCTACAACTCACAAATAAACGAACAACAAGTATTTGAAGCCGCTAAAAGTGTCTACGCCCACAACTTCATTGAAAGGTTGGAAAACGGTTACTCAACATTATTGGGAGAAAGAGGCGCATCTCTTTCTGTTGGAGAAAGGCAACTTCTTTCCTTTGCAAGGGCACTGGCTTTTAATCCCAAGATCCTTGTCCTAGATGAGGCTACTGCCAATGTTGATTCGTACACGGAAAATTTAATTCAACAGGCAATCAAAAATATTTTAAAAGGTAGAACCTCAATCGTAATAGCCCACAGGCTTTCAACGATCAAAGATGCAGATAAGATACTTGTTATATATGATGGTAGAATAGTAGAAGAGGGAACTCATGAATCACTAATTGAGAAAAAAGGTATGTATTATCACCTTTATATGCTTCAATTTGCCAGAACTTCAAACTTTTAG
- a CDS encoding MarR family transcriptional regulator, with product MIERDVERVMREVYSQVTKEGRTALKEINLTPPQFNLMVHLYFCGPLNQTNLAKDLYLAKSTISGIVERLEKRRFVKRAKVEADRRSEIVVLTPQGEEVIQRVIDKRVEFLRKLMLDFTEEEKEKFLELLNKMKDKLPEYSSPKNAKKQ from the coding sequence ATGATAGAAAGAGATGTTGAAAGGGTAATGAGGGAAGTCTATTCCCAGGTAACGAAGGAAGGGAGAACTGCGTTAAAGGAGATTAATCTCACTCCTCCCCAGTTTAACCTTATGGTACACCTCTACTTCTGTGGACCACTTAACCAGACCAACCTGGCAAAAGACCTCTACCTTGCAAAAAGCACCATCTCAGGAATCGTTGAAAGATTGGAAAAGAGGAGATTCGTAAAGAGAGCAAAGGTTGAAGCAGATAGAAGAAGCGAAATTGTAGTGTTGACCCCACAGGGTGAAGAAGTAATTCAGAGGGTTATTGACAAAAGAGTTGAATTTTTAAGAAAATTAATGCTTGACTTCACAGAAGAAGAAAAAGAAAAATTCTTAGAACTGCTGAATAAAATGAAGGATAAATTACCGGAATATTCATCCCCTAAAAATGCTAAAAAACAATAG
- a CDS encoding L-serine ammonia-lyase produces MESIKLIFNVGYGPSSSHTMGPVEALRVFLRKFPKVVSLKITLFGSLAATGKGHLTEEALRKSFDGKLEVLEKPDEYLPLHPNALKFEGFDSSGNLIAEKVFYSIGGGIVKTEEDIFKKEDVYPLNTMEEILDWCESEGRSFWEFVEFHEGKEIWNYLKKVWKVMEDSIARGLNNEGVLPGELHLPRKAWSYYIKAVNSKNIKYNKGKVFSYALAVAEENAAGGLIVTAPTCGSCGVVPAVLYFLKEEYNLTEDKILRALATAGLVGALVRENASISGAEVGCQGEIGVACAMAAAAATQVLGGTIFQVEYAAEMGIEHHLGLTCDPILGYVQIPCIERNAVAAGRALECAVYALYSDGRHMISFDSVLKTMMETGRDLPSAYKETAKGGLALHWRDRKKR; encoded by the coding sequence ATGGAGTCAATCAAACTCATTTTTAATGTGGGTTATGGTCCTTCTTCATCCCATACAATGGGTCCCGTTGAAGCCCTCAGAGTGTTTCTAAGAAAGTTCCCCAAAGTGGTTTCTTTGAAGATTACGCTTTTTGGAAGTCTTGCTGCCACCGGTAAGGGTCATCTCACTGAGGAGGCTTTGCGAAAGTCCTTTGATGGTAAACTAGAAGTTTTGGAAAAACCTGATGAGTATTTACCTCTACATCCCAATGCATTAAAGTTCGAGGGCTTTGACAGTTCAGGAAATCTTATCGCCGAGAAGGTTTTTTACAGCATTGGAGGAGGCATAGTAAAGACCGAAGAAGATATTTTTAAAAAAGAAGACGTCTATCCGTTAAACACTATGGAGGAGATTCTGGATTGGTGTGAATCAGAGGGTAGGAGCTTTTGGGAGTTTGTTGAATTTCACGAGGGAAAAGAGATCTGGAATTATTTAAAAAAAGTATGGAAGGTAATGGAGGATTCAATAGCTCGGGGTTTGAATAATGAAGGTGTTCTCCCTGGAGAGTTACACCTTCCCAGAAAGGCCTGGTCATACTACATTAAGGCAGTGAATTCTAAAAATATTAAATACAATAAGGGTAAAGTCTTTTCTTATGCCCTTGCGGTGGCTGAGGAGAACGCAGCAGGAGGGCTTATTGTAACAGCGCCCACCTGTGGATCCTGTGGAGTTGTCCCTGCTGTGCTTTACTTTTTAAAGGAAGAGTATAATCTTACTGAAGATAAGATTCTTAGAGCCCTTGCTACTGCAGGTCTTGTTGGTGCGCTTGTTAGGGAGAATGCTTCCATTTCCGGAGCAGAGGTGGGTTGTCAGGGCGAGATTGGAGTTGCCTGTGCTATGGCTGCTGCTGCAGCTACTCAAGTTCTTGGTGGAACAATCTTTCAGGTTGAGTATGCTGCCGAAATGGGGATTGAACATCATCTCGGGCTTACCTGTGACCCAATTCTTGGATATGTACAAATCCCCTGTATTGAAAGAAATGCGGTTGCAGCCGGTAGGGCTTTAGAGTGTGCAGTTTATGCTCTCTATTCTGACGGGAGACATATGATTTCCTTTGATTCGGTCCTTAAAACGATGATGGAAACGGGAAGAGACCTTCCCTCGGCTTATAAAGAGACTGCAAAAGGGGGGCTTGCCCTTCACTGGAGAGATAGAAAAAAGAGATGA
- a CDS encoding CDP-alcohol phosphatidyltransferase family protein, giving the protein MRRNLPNIVSILRILLSFFTLYLLDLGRYGTTFAACILIVVIIFTDFLDGFLARTLNAESEIGAILDITGDRIVEFIFWIFYAAKGRISFWFPVIVITRDVLVDTIRSSAFKKGVKPYEMHTNRIARFIVTSGYFRTGYAISKAIAFTLLGVDLLTIHGKLSFNIHGVALAFAWISLIICIVRGLPVILDAWPYLKNK; this is encoded by the coding sequence ATGAGAAGAAACCTACCAAACATAGTAAGCATATTGAGAATACTGCTCAGCTTTTTTACCCTTTATCTTCTCGACCTTGGGAGGTATGGTACTACCTTTGCAGCTTGCATTCTAATCGTAGTAATAATCTTTACAGACTTCCTTGACGGCTTCCTCGCAAGAACCCTTAATGCAGAATCGGAGATTGGTGCTATACTTGATATAACAGGCGATCGAATTGTTGAATTCATATTCTGGATCTTTTACGCGGCAAAGGGACGAATCTCCTTTTGGTTTCCAGTAATTGTAATAACCAGAGACGTTTTGGTGGATACAATAAGGAGTTCGGCTTTCAAGAAAGGTGTAAAACCTTATGAAATGCATACTAATAGGATCGCCAGATTTATTGTTACCTCAGGCTACTTCAGAACCGGCTACGCTATTTCAAAGGCCATCGCCTTTACGCTTCTTGGGGTTGACTTATTAACCATTCATGGAAAATTATCTTTCAACATTCACGGAGTTGCCCTTGCCTTCGCCTGGATATCACTAATAATTTGCATAGTACGAGGTCTTCCAGTGATTTTAGATGCCTGGCCCTACCTCAAAAACAAATGA
- a CDS encoding ABC transporter ATP-binding protein: MKGILKRLWKYKLSVFLGILSLLIVDGAQLIIPLIIRKSINLLQSGQATFKILGKYALYILGLTLIIAILRFFWRYFIMGTARKVERDIREEIYFHLVRLSASFFNRERTGELMALITNDTDAVRMATGMSLVQITDILIYSTFSLAIMFKISPMLTIYALLPLPLISLLISFSGRLNYRYFREVQETFSKLTEKIRESIVGIRVLKGFSQVDGQIGDIRITNELYFKKNMKLAKVSSLFEPGIQLGATLSFAILLFFGGRKVILNEISLGDFVAFSSYLGMMVWPMIAVGFLVNILQRGSASMDRIERILKVEPEIKNPQHPRKIKIEGNIEIKNLTFSYTSGRPVLIDINFELKRGKKLGIIGRTGAGKSTLCYLIPRIFDPPEGSIYIDDVDITHHDLTNLRNAISFVPQESLLFSATIRENVAYGKVDATEEEIINALKLAEIYDEVMKMSDGLDTLVGERGITLSGGQKQRIAIARAIVKNAPIFIIDDALSAVDTETENKILSNLEDFLADKTTIIVSHRVSAIMDADEILVLEDGKIVDRGTHEELISREGFYKYIFELQKMEEGLVRQS; encoded by the coding sequence ATGAAAGGAATACTAAAAAGACTCTGGAAGTACAAACTTTCCGTTTTTCTCGGCATACTTAGCCTCCTTATCGTTGATGGAGCACAACTGATAATACCGCTCATAATAAGAAAAAGTATTAACCTTTTACAATCTGGACAGGCTACCTTTAAGATTCTTGGTAAATATGCCCTTTACATCCTTGGACTGACCCTCATTATTGCAATCCTGAGATTTTTCTGGCGATACTTCATAATGGGAACAGCGAGAAAAGTAGAGAGAGACATAAGAGAAGAAATATATTTCCACCTTGTAAGGCTCTCTGCAAGCTTTTTCAACAGAGAGAGAACAGGTGAATTAATGGCCCTGATAACAAACGACACCGATGCTGTAAGAATGGCAACAGGAATGAGTTTAGTCCAAATCACGGATATATTAATATATTCAACTTTTTCACTCGCTATAATGTTTAAAATTTCGCCTATGCTAACGATTTACGCCCTTTTGCCACTTCCGCTGATTAGCCTGCTCATATCCTTTTCAGGTAGACTCAACTATCGATACTTCAGAGAAGTCCAAGAAACCTTTTCCAAACTTACTGAAAAGATCAGGGAATCTATAGTCGGAATTCGAGTTCTAAAGGGTTTCTCGCAAGTTGATGGCCAGATAGGGGATATCAGAATCACTAATGAATTGTATTTCAAGAAAAATATGAAACTTGCAAAGGTTTCAAGCCTATTTGAACCCGGTATACAGCTGGGTGCCACACTATCCTTTGCAATTCTTTTATTCTTCGGCGGAAGAAAAGTCATACTCAACGAAATATCTCTCGGAGATTTTGTAGCCTTTTCAAGCTATCTGGGTATGATGGTCTGGCCAATGATTGCCGTGGGTTTCCTTGTAAATATTTTACAACGCGGTTCTGCTTCAATGGATAGAATCGAAAGGATTCTCAAAGTAGAACCCGAAATAAAAAATCCGCAACATCCGAGAAAGATAAAAATAGAAGGAAATATTGAGATAAAAAACCTCACCTTCTCATACACCAGCGGACGCCCCGTTCTTATAGATATCAATTTCGAGCTTAAAAGGGGTAAAAAACTTGGAATTATTGGAAGAACAGGGGCAGGAAAAAGTACGCTATGTTATCTTATACCAAGGATTTTTGACCCACCCGAGGGTTCAATTTACATCGATGACGTAGATATAACTCACCATGATCTTACAAACTTAAGAAATGCAATTAGCTTCGTTCCACAAGAAAGTCTTTTGTTCTCGGCTACTATAAGAGAGAATGTAGCTTACGGTAAAGTTGATGCGACAGAAGAAGAAATAATAAATGCACTAAAGCTTGCAGAGATATACGATGAGGTTATGAAAATGTCTGATGGGCTTGACACTCTTGTCGGAGAACGAGGAATTACCCTTTCCGGTGGGCAGAAGCAAAGAATAGCCATAGCAAGAGCCATTGTGAAAAATGCACCTATTTTCATTATAGATGATGCACTATCGGCTGTTGATACTGAAACGGAAAACAAAATTCTCAGCAATTTAGAAGATTTTTTGGCGGATAAAACAACAATCATCGTTTCACACAGGGTTTCTGCAATTATGGATGCGGACGAAATTCTCGTGCTGGAAGACGGTAAAATAGTGGACAGGGGAACTCACGAAGAGCTTATATCACGGGAAGGCTTTTACAAATATATCTTTGAATTACAAAAAATGGAGGAAGGACTTGTTCGGCAGTCATAG
- a CDS encoding N-glycosylase/DNA lyase: MNEIDHLIRLYENLRDHIEKRLEEFRAKKDGSETEILKEFIFCTLTPQSKAKVCWKAVENIFDSKVYLNPSEEEIKKFLKGVRFPNNKAKFVTQNLRKIEESSFNLKEFVKDSTPPEEKRTFLMKNFKGLGMKEASHFLRNTGHFDLAILDRHILRNLAKIGVIRRLPESLTPKSYMLIEEKMKEFSNQIGIPFAHLDMLLWAKETGEVFK, translated from the coding sequence ATGAATGAAATAGATCATCTTATCAGACTCTACGAGAACCTGAGGGATCATATAGAGAAGAGGCTTGAAGAATTTAGGGCAAAAAAAGATGGCAGTGAAACTGAGATTTTAAAGGAGTTCATTTTTTGCACCTTAACACCGCAATCAAAGGCAAAGGTTTGCTGGAAAGCGGTAGAAAATATTTTTGACAGCAAGGTATATCTAAACCCTTCAGAAGAGGAAATTAAAAAATTTTTAAAAGGAGTTAGATTTCCCAATAATAAAGCCAAATTTGTTACCCAAAATCTGCGAAAAATAGAAGAAAGTAGCTTTAATCTCAAAGAATTTGTGAAAGACTCAACACCCCCTGAGGAAAAGAGAACATTTCTTATGAAAAATTTCAAGGGACTGGGAATGAAAGAGGCCAGTCACTTTCTGAGAAACACAGGACATTTTGACCTTGCAATCCTTGACAGACATATCCTCCGTAACCTTGCTAAAATAGGGGTTATCCGAAGACTACCAGAATCTCTTACCCCAAAAAGTTATATGCTAATAGAAGAGAAAATGAAAGAATTTTCTAATCAAATAGGCATTCCCTTCGCCCATTTAGATATGCTTCTTTGGGCAAAGGAAACCGGGGAGGTTTTTAAGTGA
- a CDS encoding HAD family phosphatase, which produces MNKACFFDLDGTLIPNPSSEIRFLKILFRNLQISPSGVVLWLLESLFRYKNFKNSKAYYHGLKVEHVYKVLKSTQNKIIKAISQKAIDHIEQRREEGYRLFLITGAPDFIAQVVSDYLKLEGYYASFLETRNGKFTGKLKGKIPFGKNKEFILKEIAKKEGIELKNSITYADHHKDIYFLKASGNFFAVNPTRKLRKKVPQNQILIWD; this is translated from the coding sequence ATGAACAAAGCCTGCTTCTTTGACTTAGATGGAACATTAATACCAAATCCCTCTTCAGAAATAAGATTTTTGAAAATTCTTTTCAGAAACCTACAAATTTCGCCATCGGGTGTAGTATTATGGCTGCTCGAATCACTTTTTAGATACAAAAATTTCAAAAATTCTAAGGCTTACTATCACGGGTTAAAAGTTGAACACGTTTATAAAGTGCTTAAATCAACCCAAAATAAGATTATTAAGGCTATCTCCCAAAAAGCAATAGACCATATAGAACAAAGAAGAGAAGAAGGTTATAGGCTTTTTCTCATTACCGGGGCCCCCGACTTTATTGCCCAAGTGGTAAGTGACTATTTAAAACTTGAAGGATATTATGCATCGTTTCTTGAAACAAGAAATGGTAAATTTACCGGAAAACTAAAGGGGAAAATTCCCTTTGGTAAAAATAAGGAATTTATTTTGAAGGAGATCGCAAAAAAGGAGGGGATTGAGCTGAAAAATTCAATCACTTATGCAGATCACCATAAAGACATTTACTTCCTTAAAGCTTCGGGAAATTTTTTTGCGGTGAACCCGACGAGAAAATTGAGAAAAAAAGTTCCTCAAAATCAAATTTTGATCTGGGATTAA